A part of Rhopalosiphum maidis isolate BTI-1 chromosome 3, ASM367621v3, whole genome shotgun sequence genomic DNA contains:
- the LOC113556679 gene encoding EGF domain-specific O-linked N-acetylglucosamine transferase, with amino-acid sequence MLYLKIIAIPCFVLSNHVVWPNAVPMDLNVHPEHLPFMLNSVTKHNKTRCWGYENDCDIEHRYLDPVCPGPETSWAPTKRDQIDTFYDQGDFGYVKQQREEITYMCEPINQGDSSLECTNHLKFCRGHNIMINFENILNQNHPIRYQMDVLNDGQIGGKCKFHKEKLDAQCDHLSPLQSWSPELRFFTTIDQYPGKCDLIITEPTVIMKIDATVNMYHHFCDFLNLYASQHVNSSGASMFSKNIHILVWESFAYESAFSDTFQAFTMHPIWNLNTFKGQVVCFNNIILPLLPRMIFGLYYNTPLIDGCENSGLFKAFSQHVLHRLNINQWKNDNGKIRITFLSRNTKYRNVLNENELISALKNYSQYEVKKVVYSGNFLTFKEQIQITYNTDIFIGMHGAGLTHLLFLPEWAVLFELYNCEDEHCYKDLARLRGVKYITWRDINKFTMQDKGHHPDQGAHAKFTNYSFDKDEFISLVEEASTHVKKYKHGYSPKLHDEF; translated from the exons ATGTTGTACCTCAAGATCATAGCTATACCATGTTTCGTCTTGTCGAACCATGTCGTTTGGCCAAATGCAGTACCAATGGATTTAAACGTTCATCCAGAACATTTACCATTCATGTTGAACTCAGTAACAAAACACAACAAAACG CGCTGCTGGGGCTACGAAAATGACTGTGATATAGAGCACCGCTACTTGGATCCTGTGTGTCCGGGTCCTGAAACTAGCTGGGCACCTACTAAACGAGATCAAATTGACACATTCTACGATCAAGGAGATTTTGGTTATGTAAAACAACAACGAGAAGAAATCACATACATGTGTGAGCCAATAAATCAA GGTGATTCTTCATTAGAATGCACAAACCATTTGAAATTTTGTCGTGGACAtaacattatgataaattttgaaaatatattgaaccAAAACCACCCAATACGATATCAAATGGATGTACTTAATGATGGTCAAATTGGTGGAAAATGCAA atttcataaagaaaaattagatGCTCAGTGTGATCATCTGAGTCCATTACAATCTTGGAGTCCTGAATTAAGGTTTTTCACAACAATTGATCAGTATCCTGGAAAatgtgatttaattattactgaaCCTACAGTCATTATGAAAATAGACGCAA ctGTGAATATGTACCATCATTTTtgcgattttttaaatttatatgcatCTCAGCATGTGAATAGTTCAGGAGCTagtatgttttcaaaaaacatacatatattagttTGGGAGTCATTTGCCTACGAATCTGCATTTAGTGATACCTTTCAAGCATTTACAATGCATCCAATAtggaatttaaatacattcaaaGGACAAGTTGtttgttttaacaatattatcttaCCTTTATTACCACGAATGATATTTgggctatattataatactccattg ATTGATGGATGTGAAAATAGTGGTTTGTTTAAAGCATTTTCGCAACATGTATTACATCgtttaaacattaatcaaTGGAAAAATGACAAtggaaaaataagaataacctTTTTGTctagaaatacaaaatatagaaaCGTATTGAACGAGAACGAATTAATAAGtgctttaaaaaattattcacaataTGAAGTTAAAAAG gTTGTTTATAGTGGaaactttttaacttttaaagaacaaatacaaataacatataacacagatatatttattggaaTGCACGGAGCTGGGTTAAcacatcttttatttttaccagaaTGGGCAGTGTTATTTGaatt atATAATTGCGAGGATGAACATTGTTACAAAGATTTAGCTCGTTTGAGAGGTGTTAAGTACATAACATGGCGagatataaataagtttactATGCAAGATAAG
- the LOC113556454 gene encoding mitochondrial 2-oxoglutarate/malate carrier protein-like isoform X1, with product MSNERQKKVLPFFANFAIAGLSGMGAAVFVHPLEVLKYRMQLSGEKGTTSDHKNSFHAIINMAKKEKLSGFYKGISANFIRQLIFTSTRVGTYATLVDEMKKRGQSNVMNNAIASMSTGALAAFISTPTDIAVVRMTADGRLPEESRRNYKHVFDALWKIRKDEGVTGLWRGTAATVFRAMTANVTQLMSYDAAKVYLMDNYNMENGLKLHTASSMISGIVYSVCSNPMDVLKTRIQQQKIVDGKAEYSGIVEVVSTLLKTEGVTALWKGWPFYYLRVAPGTVLLFIFMEQLKKGYEEHFMKNL from the exons ATGTCAAATGAAAGGCAGAAAAAAGTTCTACCATTTTTCGCCAACTTTGCAATAGCTGGATTGTCCgg GATGGGAGCTGCGGTATTCGTGCATCCATTAGAAGTGCTTAAATATCGTATGCAACTAAGTGGCGAAAAAGGCACGACTTCGGATCACAAAAACTCATTTCATGCGATCATAAATATggcaaaaaaagaaaaactatcGGGATTTTATAAAGGCATTTCTGCAAACTTTATTAGACAACTAATTTTTACGTCAACTCGGGTAGGCACCTATGCTACACTCGTGGATGAAATGAAAAA ACGAGGGCAAAGCAACGTGATGAATAACGCAATAGCCAGCATGTCTACCGGAGCATTAGCTGCGTTCATTTCCACGCCGACCGAT ATTGCTGTAGTCCGCATGACGGCCGATGGACGATTGCCAGAAGAAAGCCGGCGCAACTACAAACACGTTTTCGACGCATTGTGGAAAATCCGTAAAGACGAAGGCGTAACGGGACTTTGGAGAGGGACAGCGGCAACCGTGTTCAGGGCGATGACGGCCAACGTGACTCAATTGATGTCCTATGACGCGGCCAAAGTGTATTTGATGGACAATT ATAATATGGAGAACGGTTTAAAGCTTCACACTGCGTCAAGCATGATTTCTGGAATTGTGTATTCCGTCTGTTCGAATCCAATGGACGTATTAAAGACTAG AATACAACAACAGAAGATAGTAGACGGAAAAGCAGAATATTCAGGCATAGTAGAAGTGGTGTCAACTTTGCTGAAGACTGAGGGAGTGACAGCTTTATGGAAAGGCTggcctttttattatttacgggTTGCACCAGGTACTGTCTTGTTATTTATCTTCATGGAACAACTTAAAAAAGGATATGaagaacattttatgaaaaacctGTAA
- the LOC113556454 gene encoding mitochondrial 2-oxoglutarate/malate carrier protein-like isoform X2: protein MGAAVFVHPLEVLKYRMQLSGEKGTTSDHKNSFHAIINMAKKEKLSGFYKGISANFIRQLIFTSTRVGTYATLVDEMKKRGQSNVMNNAIASMSTGALAAFISTPTDIAVVRMTADGRLPEESRRNYKHVFDALWKIRKDEGVTGLWRGTAATVFRAMTANVTQLMSYDAAKVYLMDNYNMENGLKLHTASSMISGIVYSVCSNPMDVLKTRIQQQKIVDGKAEYSGIVEVVSTLLKTEGVTALWKGWPFYYLRVAPGTVLLFIFMEQLKKGYEEHFMKNL from the exons ATGGGAGCTGCGGTATTCGTGCATCCATTAGAAGTGCTTAAATATCGTATGCAACTAAGTGGCGAAAAAGGCACGACTTCGGATCACAAAAACTCATTTCATGCGATCATAAATATggcaaaaaaagaaaaactatcGGGATTTTATAAAGGCATTTCTGCAAACTTTATTAGACAACTAATTTTTACGTCAACTCGGGTAGGCACCTATGCTACACTCGTGGATGAAATGAAAAA ACGAGGGCAAAGCAACGTGATGAATAACGCAATAGCCAGCATGTCTACCGGAGCATTAGCTGCGTTCATTTCCACGCCGACCGAT ATTGCTGTAGTCCGCATGACGGCCGATGGACGATTGCCAGAAGAAAGCCGGCGCAACTACAAACACGTTTTCGACGCATTGTGGAAAATCCGTAAAGACGAAGGCGTAACGGGACTTTGGAGAGGGACAGCGGCAACCGTGTTCAGGGCGATGACGGCCAACGTGACTCAATTGATGTCCTATGACGCGGCCAAAGTGTATTTGATGGACAATT ATAATATGGAGAACGGTTTAAAGCTTCACACTGCGTCAAGCATGATTTCTGGAATTGTGTATTCCGTCTGTTCGAATCCAATGGACGTATTAAAGACTAG AATACAACAACAGAAGATAGTAGACGGAAAAGCAGAATATTCAGGCATAGTAGAAGTGGTGTCAACTTTGCTGAAGACTGAGGGAGTGACAGCTTTATGGAAAGGCTggcctttttattatttacgggTTGCACCAGGTACTGTCTTGTTATTTATCTTCATGGAACAACTTAAAAAAGGATATGaagaacattttatgaaaaacctGTAA